In Dama dama isolate Ldn47 chromosome 9, ASM3311817v1, whole genome shotgun sequence, the following proteins share a genomic window:
- the CACTIN gene encoding splicing factor Cactin, giving the protein MGRDTRSRSRSAGRRGRRQRSRSGSRSRSRSGSHGRRNRRRRDDERRRRRRRRSRERRSDSEEERPRRGRQSRSPPPAHRRSQDHSSQSDSHDEQQQRGQWARRQRRQRTRSWSPGSSASSSASRDHSQSPREAAAAALSQRQSLQERLRLREERKQQEELMKAFETPEEKRARRLAKKEAKERKKREKMGWGEEYMGYTNTDNPFGDNNLLGTFIWNKALEKKGISHLEEKELKERNKRIQEDNRLELQKVKQLRLEREREKAMREQELEMLQREKEAEHFKTWEEQEDNFHLQQAKLRSKIRIRDGRAKPIDLLAKYISAEDDDLAVEMHEPYTFLNGLTVADMEDLLEDIQVYMELEQGKNADFWRDMTIITEDEISKLRKLEASGKGPGERREGVNASVSSDVQSVFKGKTYSQLQVIFQGIEGKIRAGGPNLDMGYWESLLQQLRAHMARARLRERHQDVLRQKLYKLKQEQGVESEPLFPILKQEPPSPGHGLEPEDPAPTPPGPSEGGPAEPEAQGATPAEGEADGEAVLMEEDLIQQSLDDYDAGKYSPRLLTAHELPLDAHVLEPDEDLQRLQLSRQQLQVTGDASESAEDIFFRRAKEGMGQDEAQFSVEMPLTGKAYLWADKYRPRKPRFFNRVHTGFEWNKYNQTHYDFDNPPPKIVQGYKFNIFYPDLIDKRSTPEYFLEACADNKDFATLRFHAGPPYEDIAFKIVNREWEYSHRHGFRCQFANGIFQLWFHFKRYRYRR; this is encoded by the exons ATGGGTAGGGATACACGCTCGCGCTCGCGGTCCGCTGGTCGCAGGGGTCGAAGGCAACGGAGCCGGAGCGGGAGTCGGAGCCGAAGTCGGAGTGGAAGCCATGGGCGGCGAAACCGGCGTCGCCGAGACGACGAGAGGCGACGCAGACGGAGGCGGAGGAGTCGGGAGCGCAG GTCGGATTCAGAAGAGGAGCGGCCACGGCGAGGCAGGCAGAGCCGGAGCCCCCCTCCTGCCCACCGGCGCTCCCAGGACCACTCCTCTCAGTCTGACTCACATGATGAGCAGCAGCAGCGGGGCCAATGGGCTCGCCGGCAGCGGCGGCAGCGGACACgttcctggtccccaggctcctcGGCGTCCAGCTCCGCATCCAGGGACCACTCACAGAGCCCCCGGGAGGCAGCGGCGGCGGCCCTGAGTCAGCGACAGAGCCTGCAGGAACGCCTGCGACTGCGCGAAGAACGAAAGCAGCAGGAGGAGCTGATGAAGGCCTTTGAGACTCCTGAGGAGAAGCGGGCACGCCGGCTGGCCAAGAAGGAAGCCAAGGAGCGGAAGAAACGGGAGAAGATGGGCTGGGGCGAGGAGTACATGGGTTATACCAACACCGACAACCCCTTTGGTGATAACAACCTGCTGGGCACCTTCATCTGGAACAAG GCCCTGGAAAAGAAGGGGATCAGCCACCTGGAGGAGAAGGAGCTGAAGGAGCGGAACAAGAGGATCCAGGAAGACAATCGTCTGGAGCTGCAAAAG GTGAAGCAGCTGCGGCTGGAGCGGGAGCGCGAGAAGGCCATGCGAGAGCAGGAGCTGGAGATGCTACAGCGGGAGAAGGAGGCGGAGCACTTCAAGacctgggaggagcaggaagacaACTTTCACCTCCAGCAGGCCAAGCTTCG GTCCAAGATCCGCATCCGGGACGGACGGGCCAAGCCCATCGACCTGCTGGCCAAGTACATCAGCGCTGAGGACGACGACCTGGCCGTGGAGATGCACGAGCCCTATACCTTCCTCAACGGTCTCACGGTGGCTGACATGGAGGACTTGCTAGAGGACATCCAG GTCTACATGGAGCTGGAGCAGGGCAAGAATGCAGACTTCTGGAGGGACATGACGATCATTACAGAGGACGAGATCTCCAAGCTCCGAAAGCTAGAGGCCTCGGGCAAGGGGCCAG GTGAGCGGCGAGAGGGGGTCAATGCCTCAGTCAGTTCCGATGTGCAGTCAGTCTTCAAGGGGAAGACATACAGCCAGCTGCAGGTCATCTTCCAGGGCATCGAGGGCAAGATCCGGGCTGGGGGCCCCAACCTGGACATGGGCTACTGGGAGAGCCTGCTGCAGCAGCTGCGGGCCCACATGGCACGTGCCAG GCTCCGCGAGCGGCACCAGGATGTGCTGCGGCAGAAGCTATACAAGCTGAAGCAGGAGCAGGGTGTGGAGAGCGAGCCGCTGTTCCCCATCCTCAAGCAGGAGCCGCCATCTCCTGGCCACGG cctggagcctgaggacccagcccccaccccacctgggcCCTCGGAGGGCGGCCCTGCGGAGCCGGAGGCCCAAGGGGCCACACCAGCGGAGGGTGAGGCAGACGGGGAGGCGGTGCTCATGGAAGAGGACCTGATCCAGCAGAGCCTGGACGACTACGACGCCGGCAAGTACAGCCCGCGGCTGCTCACAGCGCATGAGCTGCCGCTGGATGCCCACGTGCTGGAGCCCGACGAGGACCTGCAGCGCCTGCAGCTGTCGCGGCAGCAGCTTCAAGTCACAG GCGACGCCAGCGAGAGTGCAGAGGACATCTTCTTCCGGCGAGCCAAGGAGGGCATGGGCCAGGACGAGGCACAGTTCAGTGTGGAGATGCCGCTGACTGGCAAGGCCTACCTGTGGGCAGACAAGTACCGGCCGCGCAAACCACGCTTCTTCAACCGCGTGCACACGGGCTTTGAGTGGAACAAGTACAACCAGACGCACTACGACTTCGACAACCCACCACCTAAGATCGTGCAGGGCTACAAGTTTAACATCTTCTACCCTGACCTCATCGACAAGCGCTCCACGCCCGAGTACTTCCTGGAGGCCTGCGCGGACAACAAGGACTTCGCCACGCTCCGCTTCCATGCCGGGCCACCCTACGAGGACATCGCCTTCAAGATCGTCAACCGCGAGTGGGAGTATTCACACCGCCACGGCTTCCGCTGCCAGTTCGCCAATGGCATCTTCCAGCTCTGGTTCCACTTCAAACGCTACCGCTATCGGCGGTGA